In Hypanus sabinus isolate sHypSab1 chromosome 10, sHypSab1.hap1, whole genome shotgun sequence, the genomic stretch ACCTTTCCATGCAGAAACTGGCATTTTCAACACTGCAACAACAAGTTCATTCAAATCCATTTCGTTAGCTCTAATGTGCTTTGGGACACTGCAAAAAACCGtaaaaatatcttttttttttgctttgcaaGCAATAAGTACACATGATTACAGTTTTCAAGGTTAGAACCATAAAATGACTTGAATCATTAAAACATTAATATAaaatattttagaaagaaaaCACTGAATTTATCTATTCTACAACTCAAGTGTTTGCATTCAAATGAAGATTTTACAAGTCACATTGGTGAGGTGTATTTCCTCATATCATAATAGGAAATGCCAATTTTCAAAAAAGCTCCTCAATTAGACTCCCTGGGCTGTCCAATAATGAAGTCATATGCCCTTGCACTTACAGCAGGACTTCCACCTGCATCCGTCTGGACGGCTAGATACTCTTTGCATACTGGTCACAGCCAGCAGAATTCAGACTGGTGGTATGCATTTCTAGTTTTCTTAACATTTACTGTGGTTTAAGTTGAAATGTTCAAATAGACTAGTACACTCACAACTTGTGATAACATTCAATGGGATAGACTAATGAAGTAGATGTTCAAGTTTCTGTAATAAAGCTGTCAAAACAATGATAATTGCTCTATTGTATTAATTTTAATGCTTTGGGGCTCAACTAAACACCTATGCACAGTTAAATAAAAAGCCCGGAAAACTATTTACCTGAAGTTTGTGTAATCTCATAAGTGATAATATAATTTCCAACTTAAGTTTATGCTTTGTACATTTCAAAATAGCACCCATTTAGAACGGACTGAAAAATACTCAGACCTGCTATAAAGTTATGTAGACTCACAAAATGCCATTGGAATTTTCCAATATTTTTGTATCTGTTTGTGGGCTGTCAAGGAGCTCCCTAAAATTACATATATTTTGAGTACCAAGAAACTATAACAGTGCCTTGCCTTGAAAAATTTGTTCATTTTGCCTCAACTGGCCAAGGAACTGCATATGTATATAGCTCGCAAATGTTGATATGTTATGGTTAAATTCATGCTTAGTTCTTTAATTTTGGGTGATTTGTCAGTGGCAGTTTCATTACAAATGCTTGACATTGATAGCAAACCTATTTTCAGCAATATCAGTCAAATTGGATAAGGGTACCACTCTTggattgttcaccaattaaagtgaCGAGGGACATTGAAACAACAGCTGCCTGGCTTTCTATTGCCAGGGTatcactctgctgctggagagagaAGACTACCTTTTCccatcgctggtgagatcgctctgctgtgaaGAGAGAAGACTGCCTTTTTCcatcgctggtgggattgctctgctgtggagagagaagacTGCCTTTTtccatcactggtgagatcgctctgctgtggagggaGAAGACTGCCTTTTTCCATCTTCTGCTATGAAGATGAGAATGTTGCCCAGATTTTCTGAATCTTGGATGTggacttttttttaatcttatggtttttattgtgttctgtgtACTTTTGCCCAATCTTCCTTGTTTCTTTTGTGTACAAGGATGGGGGATTgatggattattggtgtgttagGAAAGGAGAGGATGCTGGGAGAATGGCTGTGCAAATCAGAAGGAGTGCACGTAGTTCTACAGTGGACATCCAATCCAAGAGTCTTCATACAGTGACAACCTTGGAACACAGAGTTGCCTTGGTGGATATCATAAATAAACCATGCGGTTTTAAGTTGGCTGCAAAGAAGGATGAAATAATACTTCTCCCAAATACAATAAAGTGTGCCTCTCCAAAAACGGAACCTGCAAAGATGAGCAAACAACCAGAGGTTCTACAGCAAGAATTCTTTCTAGAAGATTTAGTAAAAATTGAGGTACCACCAACTCCAATGGACATTTCAATGTGCGTGTCAGAAGAACTGTGTGATGCCTTCTCGGTCTCAGTCCTTCTTGTTGAAGATATTGATATAAATGATGGCAACAACCCAGTACTCTGCAGTAACTATGTTAAAGATATCTACAAGTATTTAAGACAACCAGAGGTCGAGCAAGCAGTGCAACCAAACTACTTGGCTGGGCAAGTGATAACTGGAGCTATGTGTGCTATCTTAATTGACTGGCTTGTGCAAGTTCAAGTAAAATTTAAGCTACTTCCAGAAACGCTCTACTTGACTGTGTCCATCTTGGACAGGTTTCTCCAGGATAACCCAGTAACCAAGAAAAATCTGCAACTTGTTGGTGTCACGGCAATGTTTATTGCTTCTAAATATGAAAAGGTTTATTCTCCAGAAATTGGGGACTTCGTCATCATCACTGATAATGCTTATACTACTGCTCAAGTACGTCAAATGGAGAGGTGGATATTGAAGAAACTCTGCTTTTCTCTTGGCAAGCCAGTTCCACTGCACTTCATCAGAAGGGCAACAAAAGTTGCAGATGTTAGTGCAGAACAACATGCTCTTGCCAAATACCTAATGGAACTGACAATAGGGGATTATGACATGGCACATTATCCTCCATCCCTGATTGCAGCAGCGGCCGTCCACCTTGCTCAGAAACTCTTTAACTCTGGTGAATGGACTCCCCTCTTGCAGTATTACCTCTCGAATGAAGAAGAGGATTTGCTTCCAGTTATGCAACACATAGCAAAAAATGTTGTCCAAGTCAATAACGGTCTCACCAAGCATATGACTGTTAAGAACAAATATGCTAGAAAGAGTGAACTAAGGATCAGCACCATCTTGCAACTGACACCAGTCCTGATTTTCAATTTGTCAAGATCAGTAATCTCCAAACAATAAAGTAGTATGTCTGTGCTGCTTGAACTTGTTGCTGGCGGTGTCTTAACTaatttattattttatgtattttaatCAATAAAGAATTTCTTGTTTGAAAGCCAAAAAAAAAGGATGGGGGATTTAAGGTCATTGTTCCTCTTCCATTATTGTTCATTGTTcatgtggggaggagggatttggagtGTGATCTTGCTGCCATTCTTTCCTTTCTTGATTAtccagagaagaagaatttcagagttggatACTTTGAACGGTAAATATTTATAAGATTTTATGTACGCTTTGAAAGTGAGAATAACACTACACCTGTGGGAATCCCAACAGCATCCAGTGATCCTTTATTCCTGTCTCAGAGACCGATTTGTCCTTAGCACctgttctactcgctttacacctattgtgttgcctttatggcatttatttattttataatattttcactttagtaagcatttgttagcattttttagttaaagttaggattgtttaaagtaaattcgttgtctgtgatatatcgcggcatgcaatgacgtcacatccggttttgccacgtcttgtgggaaaataccggtttggagaaataagaaggagggggctcacatgtgcaggatcagcgcaagaaaaattgtctttctacgcactagaaacatagtgaagcaataccgtaagttcatgagataatcgatatgttgaattaaaatgttaacgctgatcctgttaaaagtaatgacggttgataaggtttatgtttttgttaaagagttgtggatagtttgtgttgaagtgtatttaaagcagtcaataacgtaagtagattctgactgtatgctgcactttaatgtaatgtagctgttgtagttttacttttgcaagtatttacgatgtaaatatgatatcaagaaggaaacaaatactgtacaaatcttgtattgttttgtcaacagttttcaccatacattaatgaggaagagtgaacagtaaatggttaatcttactgtgatcctgttttcattgactacggtttacatcagtgtttagttcagcgttctcttacacctgagtgAGAACACTACACCTATGATTGTGTGATTAAGTACTGCTCCAACACAAtagacaagtttgctgatgactccactaTTGTGGACTATattaaagatggtgatgaatcagcatacagaagggagactgaaaacttgaatggcgtaataacaacaacctctcactcaatgtcaataagaccaaggtaCTGGCAGTAGAACattaggagagggaaaccagaggtccatgagccagtaatcatcgaaggttcagaggtggagacagacagtaactttaaattcccagATAAAGTGGACCCACtgtataaatataattgtgaagaaaggaTAGCCGTGCCTTTACcttctcaggagtctgcggagattcagcatATCATCAAAAATCTTGTCAGacttcaatagatgtgtggtggaaagtgtgttgactggctgcattacagcctggtatggcttTGAGTGGATaatcctacaaaaggtggtgGGTTCAGCCctatacatcatgggtaaaaccctcccaacctttgtgcacatctatatgaaatgttTCTGTAGAAAAAAGCATTCATgatcaaagatcctcactacccaggccatgctcttttattGCTATTGCCATCAGGTAGATGGTACAGATGCCTCAatacttgcaccaccaggttcaagaacagttactacccttcaaccatcaggctgtagAATAAAAGGGGCTAGCTatactcttttatcttgttatctcatcttattatttattgctatttattcattatttgcatttgtacagtttgtttacAGATTCTGCTGatggttactgttctatagatttgcccacagaaaaagaatctcggggttgtatatggtgacatgaatgtactctgataataaattttactttgaactctatAAGCACTTAATAAAATGaacatgaagcaacaagttttatatCTCTTCCTTGACTTCTGAATGAGCATtggataataaaaaaaacaactaacagcTGGCTGAGTAATATTGCAACAAAaaacttgcactcagtgtcagctaGACTAGGAAATAGTTTGTAGAAGTTCAGAAGGGAAAGTGAGGAAAACAAACACAAGTTCATTCTGAGGATGGAGTGCTGGAGAAGTTGAGCAGCTACATGGTCCTCGGTGCCAATATCTAAGAGGATCTACCTTCCATGCCAGCAGCTTTACTTTATTAGGAATTGTTAGGCAATATGGTTTCACAAATGTGTATAGATGTACAGAATAcattattctgactggttgcatcactgtctgatatgggggcTCCTAGACACAGGATtataagaggctgcagagggttgtagactcagccagctccatcatagaccACAATCCTCCCCACAATACTGGATGCCTTCAAGAAGCAGtggctcaagaaggcagcatccaccattgcTTTCATTACTCCCATCaaggagatggtacaggagcctggagacgcACACTCAATAATTTAGAAATGGCTTCTTCGCCTCTAGTATCAGATGGCTGTATGATCCATGAACACCACCCAGTTATTCCCTTTTAAAACAATTATTTTcaatttaaagtaattttatGACTTTGCACCATATTTcaactgcaaaacaacacattacaCATCATAAGTAaatgataataatcctgattctaaaAAGTATTCTTTTCAGTAATCTCTTTCTAATTCACTTATAATTGCACTTACCATGAACACACATTCTTAAGACACAAATGGACAATCTGCAGTGATCTTTAACAAAAGGGTATCATCAGTCCATCTTACACATCACATACAACCTATCAGGCCATTTGGTCATCGTGCTAACATCTGCATGCTGCCTCTAAGCAAAATGCTGATGTTGAGCATTAGCATTTCACAATCTACAAAATAGAATGATTTTCCAACTAACTGAGGAAATATCGCATTTTGGATGATATGAAATATCTTGGAAAACATCAGCTCAGCCGAACTGATTGAGCTAACCTGGGCTCAAATTAGCACAGTCATTGTGGTTTAAGGTTTCTGGCTCTCACCGTTAAAGCTAATCCACAAAGAGATATTCACTTGAAAGGAGATCACACCTCTTCTAGAAACAGGCAACAACATATGCTTGCCTCCTTTGGCTCAGAATAACTAATATATAATTGGGGAAGCAATATCCTGCAACTCTTCCccattacatttttttttactttgttttCCCATATGCTTTTAAA encodes the following:
- the LOC132401338 gene encoding G2/mitotic-specific cyclin-B1-like; the protein is MAVQIRRSARSSTVDIQSKSLHTVTTLEHRVALVDIINKPCGFKLAAKKDEIILLPNTIKCASPKTEPAKMSKQPEVLQQEFFLEDLVKIEVPPTPMDISMCVSEELCDAFSVSVLLVEDIDINDGNNPVLCSNYVKDIYKYLRQPEVEQAVQPNYLAGQVITGAMCAILIDWLVQVQVKFKLLPETLYLTVSILDRFLQDNPVTKKNLQLVGVTAMFIASKYEKVYSPEIGDFVIITDNAYTTAQVRQMERWILKKLCFSLGKPVPLHFIRRATKVADVSAEQHALAKYLMELTIGDYDMAHYPPSLIAAAAVHLAQKLFNSGEWTPLLQYYLSNEEEDLLPVMQHIAKNVVQVNNGLTKHMTVKNKYARKSELRISTILQLTPVLIFNLSRSVISKQ